TGCTGTAATGAAATTCTGATAATGTATGGTTATGTTGTATTGCATAATCGTCTGTGCGTGCGAAAGACGCTCTTTGGAAAGTTGCGCCTGCGCTGCAAGCAAGTCGTTGGTGCTGATGAGGCCTTCCTTGTATCTGTTCTGTTGTATTCGGAGCACCTCTGTTGCGTGTCTGATACTTGCTTCTTGCTTCTTCATTTCCGTTTCCATTGCAATGAGATTCCGATGGGTTTGGTTCATTTCTGCCTGTTTTTCGGTAATGTACCGGTCGAGATCTTCTTGCATTTTTACCGTCTGCAATTTGTTGGACGACAGTTTGTTCTTTCGGAGTTTTCCGTCGTAGATGGTCCAGTTGAGATTTATCCCCACCATAAAGGCATCCTGTTTGAAGCCAATTACATTGTCGTTGTTGAATTGGAAATTGCCGAAGGCATTTATCTTTGGCAGAAATGCTTTCTCGGCAGACTTTACCATTGCTTGCGAAGCCTTGTTTGCCAACTGCATAGCCATTACGTCGCTCCGCAGAAGAGATAGCTGTGGCAATTCCGTTGAGGGCGTAATGACAGCAAGAGAATCGGTAGTGAACACATTGTTATCCGAAATTTCCATTCCCATAAGCACTTTCAATCCTTCCGATGCGTTTTCAATTCCACTTCTTGCTTTGGCTATTGCGCTTTCAATGGTGCTTATCTGAACTTTCGCATTCAGTACATCTGCTTCCTGTGCAAGGCCTTGCCGTTTAAAGTTCTCAACCGTCTGGCAGATGGTTTTCATATCTTCCAATGTCTCGAGGAGTATCTTTTCGCTGAGATATGAGAATTGAAGTTGAGTATAAGCCTTGTCCGTTTCATAGCCGATGTAGTTCCTTGTGTACTGCGTCTTGTGTTGATAAGACTCTGCTTTCAGTTTGGCGGCTTTGCGCGCATAGCGGGTTTCCTGATCGAAGAGCGACATACGGATGTCAGCTCCTATGCTGAAGTTTGCCTTTGGGTCGGGATTGTTCAGCTTTGCAGGGTCGAATGAGGCTTGCGTTACGCCTCCTTGCTGCAATAGGAATCCGAAGGCATTCAAGGGATGATTGGTTACTGCGATGCCGTATGATGCTGAAATCTGTGGCAGAAAGGCAGCAGCGGACTGCTCATATTCGTTTTGATGTATCTTGTGTTCAATATCCGAGAGACGGATATGGGCATTATTCTGCATTGCTTGATTCCTTGCCTGTTCTGCCGAAAGATAATTGCCAGTTTGAGCTTTCGTAGCTACTGCACCCAAAAACAGCCAAACCAGACTTGACAAAACTCTTTTATAATGCTTTGTTTTTAACATATCTAATCAGTTTACTTTTGTTTTTATGAATATTTTTTATTCCGATGGAAAATATTTATTTGTATTTTAAGCGAGAATGATGATGGTTATAGACAGAAAAGAATCTGTCTTGCCATTTGAGAATAAGAAGATTAAACTATTGGGGAAATGAGAATAGGATTTTTGTAACTGTTTTAATGTTTGCGCACATACGTTTCATATCTGTCTATAATTAGCTTTTATGTCTGCATATATAGCTTTTATGTCTGCATATATTAGGTTTTATAGTTGTGCATATTAGCTTTTATAGCAGCGTATCTGCGCTAACGGATTGCCGGTTATCGCTTACACCCTTTATCGTCTCCATTGCAACGTCCACAACTTCCGTTCGACAAGAGTGCAATAATTCCTCCCATAGTGGCACCATATAGCGAACTGTAAAGTGGCGATGAAGTAATGGGGCAGGTTCCACTGCTGCATCCTACGAATTTCCAGTACAGAAAGCCTGCAACGCCTCCTAAAACCACTCCAATGACAGGTTTGATAATTTTTTTCATCAGGTCTTTTTTCATTATATCGTTTTTATTTGTTTTTGAATCGAGCTTATATAATTTTCTTATGGAAAATAAATAGCTATGAAAATGCAATGCAAAAGTAGTTTTTGTTTGTTGTTTAACAAAATATATAGCACGATTATGATGTATATTTATAGAATATTTTGAATTTAAACTTATAATTTGCAAATATTAATTATTAATCTGTTCCAATAGAATATATGCTGTGTTACAACTTATTTGATTTAAGATTGATTATTGAAAGCCGTTTTACGCTCAAATAGTTTTATTTTCGTAATTTTGCCAATCAACTCAACTTCTATATAAAATGAAACAATATCACGAGATAAATTTTGTGCGGACAATCCTCATTCTGTTGGTCATACTGGTTCATATCGTACACTTTGGCGCACTCTATCCGGCTGTGAAGGAAGGCATCCTTGGCTTTATGATGCCCTCGTTCCTTGTTGTTACGGGTTATCTTGTGAACGTTGAGAAGTCGGCAAAGGAGTTTCTAGTTTATCTTTTCCGTATCTTCGTTCCCTATCTCATAATGGTATTGGGCTTTTCGGTACTCTCTTTCTATCTTCCGGTGCGCGACGGGATAACCGAAATATCGGCAGCCGTACTCTTGGAGAAAGTCTTTCTCACGTCCATCGGACCTTATTGGTTTCTGTATGTGATGATAGGGTGTGGCATCTGCTACTATCTCAGCTTCAGGATATTGCCGATAGGGAAGAATACCTTCGTGCGTTTGCTCGTCTTTGCAGCCCTTCTGTATCTTGTTTCCCTTGTGTTGCCGCTGATGGCTGTGAAAATAGTGATGTATTATTTCTTCGGTACCGCCTTGCGGCAATTCAAATTTGCCTACAACAAGTTTGATAACAGTGGTTGGATTGAGGGTATTTTCTTCCTTTTATTCTTGTTTTTCACTGATAATCGGGATTGGGGAAGCATCGTTATCGTATTGACAGTATCATCGTTTCTTGTTTTTTCCAACTGGCTGTACCGTTTTCTGCCTTCCCGATTCACTCGATTTACCGATTGGATGGGAATGAACACGCTGCCCATCTATCTTTTCCATCCCGTGTTTACGATGTTTGGCAAGTATTACCATCCTTTGTTTCTTTGGGATAAGACAGAGCTTCTCTACACCTTCGTAACGCTCGTTCTCAGTGTTGCCGGCTCGCTCGCCCTCGCTTATTTCCTCGACAGGACGCATCTTACCACGCTTTTTGCTCGAAAGAAGTTCTTCAGGAAATTGGATTAGAGCGGTAAATATGAAATGGAATCAATGCTTTGAAATCGTAGAAAATATATTAATATAGGTTAATCGTAGGGCTTGTAAGTGTAAAAAAACTTTCTAAAATAAAATATTTGATGTTTTATTCGTAAATTAGCAAGCTTAAATGTATTGACGATGCGCACGGATGTGCAGCTTACAGACCGCAGATATCTGTGGAAATCTGCCTTTACATCATAGTTAAGCTCATATATTTATTACAATGTATAAATTATTGTAAAACTTTAAATAACAACTACAATGACAAAAGTAATCAAAAAACTATTATGTCTTGCTCTGTTGGCCGTATCTATCTCTGCACAGGCACAGATGACCAACTACACAAAGAACTTCCTAAAGCAGCGCAAGGCACAGAAAACTACTGTTACACCCACCACTAATCAAAAAATCAGACGTTATGCCAAGGCGTACACCAATGCGAAGCAGACAGAAGTAATCGCTTGTTTTGTAACGGCACTCAACGTTCCCGACAATGAAATAACTGCCCGCGGTGGCGAAATATCATCCGTTGTAGGCGACCAGATGATTGTTGTGATGCCAATCGACAGCATAGAATCCCTGTCGAAGGTGGAAGGCATACAGAAAATAGACGTTTCCCGTCCGTTGCGCAAGAAAACAGATAAGGCACGCACGCTGACACAAGTGGAAGACGTCTACAATCTTTCGGATGCAGCCAAGGCAGCCGGGCTGAAAACCAAATACGACGGAACGGGCGTTGTAGTGGGAATCATCGATACCGGTATAGAATTTAACCACGTAACCTTTCAGGATGCGCAGGGAAAATCCAGAGTTAAAGCCGTATATATGCCAAATGCTAAGATTGCTAAAGGTGGAACGAAGAAGGTCATCGACGGAACTACCTTGATGGGCTACGAATACACCACCGAAGAGCAGATTAAGAAGCTCACGACAGACGACAATAATGGGTCTCACGGCACGCATACAGCGAGCACGGCAGCCGGCAGCCGCTTCACCACTACCGGTTTGTCTGAAAACACCACATACAGTGGTATGGCACCGGGTGCTGACATCATCCTCTGTGGACTGGGAGCAGACCTTACCAACACCTCAGTGGCAGCAGCAGCGCAATACATTGCCAACTATGCCAAAGAGCATAATCAGCCTTGTGTAATCAGCGTCAGCCTTGGAGAGAGTATGGGACCACACGACGGTACGTCATCAACAACGAAATTCTACGACAAGATAGCCGAAGATTATGGCGCAGTGATACTTTTGGC
The Prevotella sp. HUN102 genome window above contains:
- a CDS encoding TolC family protein, with product MLKTKHYKRVLSSLVWLFLGAVATKAQTGNYLSAEQARNQAMQNNAHIRLSDIEHKIHQNEYEQSAAAFLPQISASYGIAVTNHPLNAFGFLLQQGGVTQASFDPAKLNNPDPKANFSIGADIRMSLFDQETRYARKAAKLKAESYQHKTQYTRNYIGYETDKAYTQLQFSYLSEKILLETLEDMKTICQTVENFKRQGLAQEADVLNAKVQISTIESAIAKARSGIENASEGLKVLMGMEISDNNVFTTDSLAVITPSTELPQLSLLRSDVMAMQLANKASQAMVKSAEKAFLPKINAFGNFQFNNDNVIGFKQDAFMVGINLNWTIYDGKLRKNKLSSNKLQTVKMQEDLDRYITEKQAEMNQTHRNLIAMETEMKKQEASIRHATEVLRIQQNRYKEGLISTNDLLAAQAQLSKERLSHAQTIMQYNITIHYQNFITANK
- a CDS encoding DUF6132 family protein — translated: MKKDLMKKIIKPVIGVVLGGVAGFLYWKFVGCSSGTCPITSSPLYSSLYGATMGGIIALLSNGSCGRCNGDDKGCKR
- a CDS encoding acyltransferase family protein; the encoded protein is MKQYHEINFVRTILILLVILVHIVHFGALYPAVKEGILGFMMPSFLVVTGYLVNVEKSAKEFLVYLFRIFVPYLIMVLGFSVLSFYLPVRDGITEISAAVLLEKVFLTSIGPYWFLYVMIGCGICYYLSFRILPIGKNTFVRLLVFAALLYLVSLVLPLMAVKIVMYYFFGTALRQFKFAYNKFDNSGWIEGIFFLLFLFFTDNRDWGSIVIVLTVSSFLVFSNWLYRFLPSRFTRFTDWMGMNTLPIYLFHPVFTMFGKYYHPLFLWDKTELLYTFVTLVLSVAGSLALAYFLDRTHLTTLFARKKFFRKLD